The nucleotide sequence CACGTCGAAACTGGTCGACGCTCTGGACCTGTCGAAGGAAGATCCTCGCGTCGTGGCACGCTATGGGAAGAGTAGCGAAGCGTTCCAGCGCGATGGTGCCCCGCCGATGATCGAGAATTTTTGTGTCGCACGGCGATTGGTGGAAGCAGGAGCTCGTTTTGTCTCTTTGAACTACAGCCGGTGGGACTGGCATGGTCCCGACGGAATGAACTATCCCAAGTGTCGTGAAGAATGCCCGCTGCTGGACCAGGGTCTCGCTGCACTCGTGACTGATCTTCATGAGCGGGGACTTCACCGTGATGTCTCGGTGGTCGTCTGGGGCGAATTCGGCCGTACTCCGAAAATTAATGAAAACAACAGCCGCGACCACTGGCCCCAAGCCAATACCGCGGTCCTGGCCGGGGGCGGAATGCAGTCAGGCCAAGTTGTGGGCTCTACGAATCGTAACGGCGAGAGTCCGCAGACGCGCCCCGTCAAGTTTCAGGAAGTCTTTGCCACGCTCTATAAATGTGCTGGAATCGACGTTCAGAACGTCAGAGTCTTCGATGTCTCTGGTGTTCCTCAATATCTCGTCGATCAGGGCAACGAACCGATCGCGGAAGTGATGTGACGCGACGTGCCAACGACGTTTGATCGCCGCAGCGGCATCGAACGTCGAAGTACGCTGGGACCAGGGTGAGAATTTCAAGCCGGATTCCACGAGCCGCGACCGGGTGATTACCGATCGCGGCTCGTCGACGTTGAAAAACGCCGGCGGCTGGAGCAACATACTGGGCGAACGTCTGAATGAGATCCAGAGTTGGAAGGAGGCGACTCGAGTACCGTCTGGTCGGATGCGTCTCTGGAATGCACTCTATCGCAGCAAGGTCCAGAACTCGCATGATTCAACACCCGATTGTTCTTCCAGTCCTGCATTGGCTGCGTCGGTCTTCCCTGGTCGTGATTGCCGCATGCAACTGCTTAACAACTTCACTGGTGTGGGCGCAGTCTCCCGATTTCGTTCACGACATCGCTCCACTGCTGCGTGATCACTGCGGAAAATGCCATATCGGTACGATCAAGGAAGGGGGACTCTCTCTCAATTCGCGCGAGTCGCTTCTCGCGGGGGGAGATGGGGGCATCGTTGTCCGGCCTGGAAAAAGTGGCGAGAGCAAGCTGATTGACGTCGTTACGACGCGAGATCCAGATCGGCAAATGCCGCCTGACGGACCTCGCCTGACGGACAAACAAGTACGGTTGCTGAAAGAGTGGATCGATGCCGGCGCCGAATGGGACGACACCTTCGTCTTTCAAAAGTCGACGTATGAGCCTCCGCTGAAGCCGCGACGTCCGGAATTGCCTCCAGTCGTTGATGGGCGGACAAATCCCATTGATCGACTGATTGATGCCGAATTTGCCTGGAGACAGACTTCGCGTCCGCGCCCACTGGATGACGGTGCGTTTGCCCGGCGAACGTCGCTGGATCTGACCGGGTTGCTTCCTTCGGTCGAGTCGCTGAATGCTTTCCTTTCTGACACGCGCGCCGACCGTCGTGTACGCTGGATCGAGCAACTTCTGTCGGATGAAACAGCCTATGCAGAGCACTGGTTGTCGTTTTGGAATGATCTGCTGCGAAACGATTATGGAGGGACTGGATTCATTACCGGCGGCCGGAAGCAGATCAGCAACTGGCTTTATCGAGCACTAATCGACAACAAACCCTATGACGCAATGGTGCGGGAATTGATCGCTCCGTCCGCAGAATCCGCTGGATTCTCTGAAGGAATTCGTTGGCGCGGCACGGTCAGCGCAGGCCAGACGGTCGAAATCCAGTTTGCTCAGTCGGTGGGCCAGGCCTTCCTGGGAATTAACCTCAAATGTGCTTCCTGCCACGACAGCTTTATCGATCGCTGGAAGCTGGACGAGGCCTATGGACTGGCGGCGATCTACGCAACGGCACCGCAGGAGATTCATCGGTGCGATAAGCCTGTTGGTCGTCAGGCCGTTGCCAGTTGGCTCTTTCCGGAATTGGGGCAGGTGGTCGCGACAGATCCTCAGCCCGAGCGATTGAAACAACTGGCCGGCTTAATGACGCACCCTGAGAACGGGCGTTTCACAAGAACGATCGTCAATCGCCTGTGGCAGCGAATGATGGGACGAGGGATCGTGCATCCTGTCGATGCAATGCAATCAGAGCCGTGGAACGCGGACCTGCTCGATTTTCTGGCCAGTGACTTTGCCGATCACAAGTATGACTTGAAGCAAACTCTGAAACTGATCGCGACATCGGCCGCCTATCAGTCGCAGTCGGAAGTTGTTGGCGCTGGAATTGAAGAATCGAATTATAAGTATGCCGGTCCGCGTGCCAGACGGCTGACAGCAGAACAGTTTGTCGACGCGGTCTGGCAACTGACTGATTCGGCTCCACGTCAATTCGATGCGCCCGTCGTTCGGGGTAAAGCTGCAGGTGTCAGTGCCGAATTGAAAGCACTCTCCGGACAATGGATCTGGTCGACTCGGGATGCGTCGGCCGCTGTTCCCCATACCGATGCGATTGCCGTCCGGAGGCGATTCTCATTGCCAGCGGCACCACTTCGGGCGGGAGCCGTTGTTTCCTGTGATAATTCGTATGTTTGTTACGTTAACGGTGCAAAGGTTTCAGCATCGGAATCGTGGGAACGGATAGAGGGAGTTCCGCTTGAATCGGTGTTGCGGGCGGGTGACAACGAGATCCTGATTGTGGGCCGAAACGGCGGCACCAGTCCAAATCCTGCCGGGCTTTTCTGCGAAGTCTTCATTCGCTTGAGTGATGGTCAGACCCAAACCATTGCCTCGGACGGGACGTGGGAATGGACTGCAACATTGCCTCCTGCAGATGGCAAATATGTCACTGTCCCGACCGACTGGAGACCGGCTGTCGCTGCGGCAGACCAGAACTTGTGGGCGAGTCGCGTTGGCGGTGACCTGCTGCTGCAACTGACGCATGTCGCGATTAATCCGCTGCGAATGGTCCGTTCCTCGTTACTGAAGAGCGACTTCCTGCAGCGGACACTGGGACGCCCCAACCGGGATCAGATTGTGACCACCCGGCCTAATGAACTGAGCACGCTCGAGGCGATTGACCTGAATAATGCTCAGACACTGGCAGAGAATTTGTCACGCGGGGCCAAACACTGGATAGAATTGACGGGTGGAGATGCCGGCCAGGTGGCAGACGGGTTGTATCTGGCCATGCTCTCTCGCCGACCGACGTCCGAAGAACGGTCGATCGCGCTCGACGCGTTGGGAACTCCCGTCAACGAACAAGTTGTGCAGGACCTGATCTGGGCTCTGCTGATGCTGCCTGAGTTTCAACTCGTCCGTTGATTGTGACGGAAGGTATACTTCATGAAGCCGTTTAATGTGATTGACGAACGTGTCCCGGAAGAAGTTCTTCGCCGGACGTTTCTCAAGCAGCTTGCCGCTGCGAGTGCGGCGGCGCTTGCGGTCCGGGAACCACGACTGATCGGTGCCGAAACGACTGAGCATCCCACGGCAACAGCAGACGCCTGCATTCTGCTCTGGATGGGTGGAGGGATGGCCGCTCCGGACACATTTGATCCGAAGCGGTATGTTCCGTTTGAAGTCGGTGTTCCCGTCAAAGAGGTCGAGAGTACATTTCCTGCGATCGATACGGTCGTCGACAATATTAAGATCACAAAAGGGCTGGAAAATATCGCCCGAGTGATGGACCGGGCAACGCTGGTTCGCTCGCACGTGCTCCCCGATCTGGGAAGCATTCTGCATTCGCGACATCAATACCATTGGCACACGGGTTATGTGCCCCCCCAGACAGTCGCTTGTCCGCACATCGGGGCATGGATGGCTCGCGTCCTCGGGCCTAACAATCCCGTGATTCCTCCTTTCATCACGATTGGTCAGCGGCTGGAGGGGGTGGGTGAGTCAGAAGAACTGAAAGCATTCACGACGGCGGGCTTTTTTGGCAGCGAATTTGGACCGATGGTCCTGCCGTATCCCGATGAAGCGGCGCAGTCAGTCAGACCTCCCAAGGGGATGGAAGGGGGCCGATTTGAGAGTCGTGAAAAGCTGTTCCGAAAGCTGCTCGACAGGTCCCCGCAACGTGATCGAATGAGCGATTTCCAGCAGCAGTCCTATCTGAGGTCGCTCGACGGTGCTCATCGGTTGCTCAGTTCCAAAGATCGGGCCGCGTTCGATCTCGAGCTGGAACCTGGCGATAGTGCTGAACGATACGGCAGCACCCGGTTCGGGCGCGGCTGTCTGCTCGCCCGCCGACTGGTGGAATCCGGGGCCCGCTTTGTGGAAGTGACCACGGAATACGTCCCCTTCCTGAATTGGGATACGCATGCGAACGGGCATGAGACGCTCGTCCGCATGAAGCAGGAAATCGACCAGCCGATTGCCAGTCTGATCCTTGACCTCGAAGCCCGGGGATTGCTGGATCGGACCCTGGTGATCATCGCGAGCGAGTTCAGCCGGGACATGATCATGGAAGGGAAGCCGGGATCGACAGCGGGTGATCAGACCACTTTCCCTGTCGAGAAGCTGTCTGAGATGAAGCACTATGGACAGCACCGGCACTTTACGGGGGGCTCGTCCGTGCTGATGTTCGGAGGAGGAATGCGTAAGGGTTTCCTTTACGGAGCTACCTCGACGGAACGACCTTTCGTTGCGGTCGAAAACCCGGTCAGTGTGATGGATCTGCATGCCACCATCTTCACCGCGATGGGGATCAGTCCAAAGACTTCGTTTGATGTGGAGGGACGCCCCTTCTATCCGACGGAGGATGGAAAAGGAAAAGCGGTTCGTGAGTTATTCTCCTGAACCATCGGAAATCGAGATCAGGTTGTTTGTGGTTTGCCTCAACTTTGACACCTTCCGTCGTGATATTTGTCACCGCTAAGGTCGGCCGCAGTGACGAGCCGGTGATAGGATGATGAAGACCCGACTGAGTGTCATCGCGAAAGAACGCTGAAGGATTCACCGTTTTCGGCCCTGACATCGTTAAATGATCGAGATCCAGATACTCGCCCCAGGAGCAAGCTAATCCTATGTTCGAAGCGCACCTGCCAATGACGCGTCGGTCTCTCCTTGAGCGGTCCGGAATGGGGATGGGGGCACTCGCCCTGGCGGGCCTCTTTCACGATCAGGAATCCCGTGAGGCACGCGCGGCATCCGGGGCGGACGCCGCGGTGACTGAAACAGAAAAGAAACCGCATTTTCCGGGTCGAGTGAAACGGGTAATTCACTTCTTCCTGAATGGTGGTCCGTCTCACGTCGATACCTTTGATCCGAAACCGGCTCTGGAAAAATATGCGGGTCAGCCGGCACCCGTGAATCTGACGACCGAACGGAAGACAGGGGCCGCCTTTCCGTCCCCTTTCAAATTCCAGAAGTACGGTCAGAGCGGGCTGGAGATCAGCGAGATCTTTTCCAAAACGGCCGCCCATGCAGACGACATCGCGGTGATTCGCTCGATGTACGCTCATGTTCCCAACCACGAACCCTCGCTCATGCTGATGAACTGTGGGGATTCCGTTCAGCCACGTCCCAGTGTCGGTGCCTGGGTGCTTTACGGGCTGGGAACAGAGAATCGCAACCTCCCCGGCTTCGTCGCGATGTGCCCTAACGGCCTGCCGATCAAAGATTCAGAAAACTGGCAATCAGGGTTCCTGCCGGGTGTCTATCAGGGAACGTATGTCGATCCCCGGCACCAACTGATTGACAAGTTGATCGAGAATATCCGCAGCCCGCACGCCACGGCGGGAATGCAGCGGCGGCAACTCGATTTGCTCAGGTCACTCAATGCCGAGCATCGGGACGTGCGGGTCGATACCCGGCTGGAAGCCCGTATTCAGTCCTTCGAACTCGCGTTCCGCATGCAGACGGAGGCGGCCGATGCCTTCGATATTTCGAAAGAGCCGAAGCACATTCAGGAACTTTACGGAGCGGGAGTGCACGCCCGGCAGACATTGATCGCCCGTCGGTTGCTCGAACGGGGGGTGCGGTACGTCCAGCTCTGGCATGGAGCCGGGCAACCATGGGACAATCACTCGGGAATCGAAAGTGCGCATCGCCAGCTTGCAGGAGAAATTGATCAACCCATCGCCGCACTGATGACCGATTTGAAGCAGCGCGGAATGTTCGAAGATACGCTGATCGTCTTCGGTGGTGAGTTCGGTCGGACTCCGACGGTGGAACTGGCCGGTGACGGGAAGGCGCTACTTGGACGTGACCACAACCACTATGGCTTTAGCGTCTGGCTTGCGGGTGGGGGAGTTCGAGGCGGGACCGCTTACGGAGCCACCGACGAGTTCGGGTTCAAGGCGGTCGAAAAGCCGACCAGTCCCCACGACCTGCATGCGACGATCCTGCATCTACTCGGCTTTGATCACGAACGGCTCACCTATCGCTATGCGGGACGCGACTTCCGCCTGACCGACGTGCACGGCCAGGTGATTCACGAAATCCTGTCCTGATTGATGAACTTCGTCGATGAGTTGTTCCGGGACCGGACCTGGCAACGATTTCTACGACCGCTGGATTTCCTGCCGACGCTGCGTCTGACGGGCTGCGTCTTGTGTCCGCTACCACTGGACCCGTTGGTAACTTGAAGGTCGCTACATTACGGCAGTTACCGTAATGGCTCTGCGTCAATGAACACATCACATTCCGGCGCCCAGAATCACGGGGCTGCTGCGGCTCGAACAGACTCCGCCGCCTTGCTGGTCACGCTGTGAGGGCTGCTGTGGGTTTGCTTGAGACACCATGTTCGTCGATACTGCCGTCTCATGGGAACTGTTTTCGCCTGCGGCACCTTAACGCGGAGTTTTGCATGGTTCGTTTTCTGATCGCACTGAGGATCGTCTGCGTTATCAGTGGGTTGAGCGGTCTCGGACAACTCGTCGCCGCGACAGAAAGTACCGCAACGTATTCTGTCGGTGTTTCGCAGGCCGACGTGACGCCGGAATACCCCGTTCGGCTATCCGGTTTTGGATTCCGCAGAACCGAATCCGAAGGGGTGACTCAGCCCATCTGGGCGAAAGCATTGGCCATTTCGGCGAACTCTCAGTCCGATCCCGTGGTGCTGGTGACGGTCGACAATCTCGGAATTCCGGCATCGATGTGTGATGAAGTCGCGTCACGCCTCAAGACGAAAGCAGGGTTAAAGCGAGCAAACCTCTCGATCACGGCTTCGCACACGCATACGGCCCCGATGCTGCGTGGTGTGGCTCCGACGCTGTTCAGTGTGCCGATCCCGGAAGACCACTGGAAGCAGATTGATCGATATACGCAGTTCCTGACCGATCGAATTGAAGAAGTGGCGCTGGAAGCCCTGGCGAACAGGGAAGAGTCGAAGCTGACCTGGGGGATCGGGACAGTCAAGTTCGCGATCAATCGACGACAGCAGGGGGGGCCCGTGGACCACGATCTTCCAGTCCTGGTTGTGACGAGGCCGGATGGAGTGGTCCGAGCCATTTACGTCGACTACGCGTGTCATTGTGTGACGCTCTCTAACAACAAAGTGAGCGGTGACTGGGCGGGGTACGCTCAGGATTTGATTCAGCGCGAATTTCCTTCTGCCATCGCTCTGGTATCAGTCGGATGCGGTGCCGACCAGAACCCGAGCAGCGGGGTGGTGGGCGACAGGGCCGATATTGCCATGCAGCAGGGGGCCGAGATTGCCGCTGAAGTGAAACGAATGATCAGAGGTTTTATGACGCCGGTCCAGGGATCGATCCAGGCCGTGCGTGAGTCGGTTCCGCTTGACTACGACACGCTTCCGACACGAGCCGAATGGGAGAAGCGAGCTGAGAAGGATGACGCTGTTGGATATCAGGCGCGCGTTCAGTTAGAGCGGCTTAACCGCGGGGAAAAATTGCCGACGACGTTGGACTATCCGATTGTGACGTGGTCGTTCGGTGATTCGCTGGCAATGGTCTTTCTGCCGGGCGAAGTCGTTGTTGATTACTCGTTGCGGCTGAAACGGGAATTGGATCGGATGCGGATCTGGGTAAACGCGTATGCAAATGACGCCCCCTGCTACATTCCCTCTGAGCGAATTCTCAGGGAGGGAGGCTACGAAGGGGGAGGGGCGATGGTCTACTACGACCGTCCCGCGCCATTTAAGCCGGGACTCGAGGATCGAATTATCCGTTCTGTCCGAGGTCAACTCGACGAGAAGTTTGCAGCCCGCTTCGATGCCGGAAAGACGTCCGGAACCCTGCCGAAGTCTCCTCACCAATCCCTCGCTGCACTCGAGACGACGTCGAATCTGAGAGTCGATCTGGTTGTGGCAGAACCTTTGATCGCTGATCCGGTTGCGATCGATTTCGGACTGAACGGCGAATTGTGGGTCGCGGAGATGAGCGACTATCCCAATACATTCATCTCGCTTCAGGGCAGTGAAGGTGGCGCCCTCGGGGACTCCGTGCCTCCACCCCCGGGCGGACGAATTCGCCTGGTCCGCGACACCGATGGTGACGGGCAGTTTGATCGATCGACCATCTTTTTGGATAAGATCGCTCAGCCGACGGGAGTCACCGTCTGGCGAAAAGGAGTGCTGATCTGTGCCGCTCCAGATCTGCTGTATGCGGAAGATACCGACGGCGACGACAAGGCCGATCTGGTTCAGAAACTGTTTACCGGCTTCGGAACTTCCAATAATCAGGCACGTCTCAACAGCTTGACCTACGGTCTGGATGGCTGGATCTACGGTTCGTGTGGTCTGTTTGGTGGGTCAATTACGAACCTGGCTGGCAAGACCGTCGAATTAGGTGATCGCGATTTTCGGATCAAACCAGAGACCGGTGAGATTGAAGCGGCCACTGGCCGGACTCAGCAGGGGCGAATCCGCGACGAATTCGGGAACTGGTTCGGCTGCGATAATTCCACGCTCGGTTATCACTACCCTCTGGCGGAACACTACCTCCGACGAAACCCTTACGTGACTTCACCCCTCAGTCGCGTGAATCTGGCGCAATCGGAGGAGACGCGTCGGTTGTATCCCGCTCGTCCTGATGCTCAGCGATTTCAGCTCAGCGGAGCACCCGGCACCGTGACCGCGGCGTGTGGAATCGCTGCCTATCGGGATTCGGTTCTCGGCGCGGACTACCAGAACAATCTTTTCATCTGTGAACCGGTAAATCTGCTGGTTCACCGCTTCGCCCTGAAGCCCGCCGGGACGTCCTTTGTCGCAGAACGTCCGGCGAACGAGGCGGAGACAGAATTTTTGCGATCGACCGATGGATGGTTCCGTCCGGTTCAGGTCGTCAACGGGCCCGACGGCGCCATCTGGGTCGTTGATATGTACCGCTTCATTATCGAGGATCCTCGTTGGATCCCCAAACCGGAACTCGATCCGCTCGATCTGAGGGCGGGAACCACACTGGGGCGAATCTACCGTGTCACGAGTCAATCCGACCAATCCAAGCCAGCGACACGAGCACTCCCTCGCACTGACCGATCTGGAACCACGGAAACTAAATCTCCACTGTTGTCGGTCTATCAGGAGCGGGAACTACACGACGTGATTGCTAGCGGCGGAAAAGGGACCCGTACGATCTCTGCCGAACGGGTCAAGTCGTGGCGCGACGAAAGTCAGCAGGGCAATGCAAACCTGCGAGTGATGAGCTATCGCCGACTGGCCGCGGCATCGCAACTCACTGCAGCCGATATTCAGCGTGCATTCAGCGATCCTGACCCGCGGGTCCGTGCAGTGGGCCTGGTGCTTGCTGAGGGGATGACCGAGAAGGGGGCACTGATCGATTCGCTACTGAAACTTTCGGACAATGCTGATCCCCATGTGCGGTTGCAGGTGGCTTGTTCATTGGGTGAGTGGGAAGACCGACGAATTGGATCGACACTGGCGAAGATCGCCTTGCGTGATGCGGGTGATCCCTACCAGGTCGCAGCGATTTTCAGCAGCATCCGGCCGGGAGACCTGCAGGCGTTTACGACAACCCTGTTCGATGAATTGAAAGACGGAGAGCCACCTCCGTCGCTGATGGCCCCGTTCCTCGCCACAGCCGTCGGATACGGTGACGACGGTGCGATCAAGTTGGCGCTGGTTGCTGTCTCTAAAGGCCTGGATCAGCAACCCCGCGCCTGGCAATTGCGAGCGGTCACAAACCTGGTGGAATCTCTGCGTCGGCGACCTGCCGATGCGGGGGGTGAGCAGGTGAAGCGGGACGATGAGGTACTGAACGTCACCCGCCGGATGCAACAGGCGGCTCGCAGTTTGATCGCGGCCGAGGGGGCCGACGATGAAACTCGCATCGCCGCGATTCAGTTACTCGGGCGAGACCCGATGCAGCAGATGGATGACGTCGCGACACTGATCCCGTTGCTGTCATCTGCTTATCCGCCGGGAGTTCAACTGGCCGCAGTGGAAGCGTTTGAGCGGATCGCCGCAGACAACGTTCCCGAAATCTTTGCAGAAAGGTATCGCGAACTTTCTCCCTCCGTACAGCCTCGAATTGTCGACGCGTTCCTGGGACGTGGCAAATGGACGCCCTACTTCTTTGAAAAAGTGGCCGATGGCACGATTCCCGCGACCTCCATTTCTGCGGCTCAGCGCCAGGCCCTGATTTCCCATCCAGTTCTAGATATACGCCGGCAAGCGGAAAAGTCGCTCGCCGCCAGCATTAATACCGACCGGCAACAGGTGGTCGAGCAGTATCGCGAGGCACTGACGCTGAAAGGGGACAACGAGCGTGGTCGGGCTCTGTTTGCCAAGACCTGTGCCCAATGCCATCGTCTCGGCGATGTCGGACACGTCGTGGGCCCCAATCTGGCCATGGTGGCCAACAAGTCTCCTTCGTTTCTGCTGCAGGAGTTACTTGATCCCAATCGCAATGTGGATACTCGCTACATCGGTTACCTGGCCGTGACCCGGGAGGGATTGATCCGGACAGGACTCCTGGCGAGTGAATCGTCAAACAGCGTGACGCTGCTCGGTCCCGAAGGGAAGCAGTTCACGTTGCTGCGGAAGGAATTGGAAGAGCTGAGAGCGACGGCAAAGTCGCTGATGCCGGAAGGCCTGGAAAAGGACCTGTCACCGCAAGCTGTCGCTGACCTGATTGCACTTCTCAGTTCCGTTTCGGTTCCTCCGAAGCAGGCGGAAGGAAATACGCCAAAGACGGTCCGTCCGGAAGAGGGGCGTTTGTCTCTGCTTGCCGCAACGGCCGCGATCTATGGCAATGACATTGCTTTCGAAACCCCCTATGGCAATATCGGATACTGGCATGGGGTGAACGATCACGTTGTCTGGTCG is from Schlesneria sp. DSM 10557 and encodes:
- a CDS encoding DUF1501 domain-containing protein, whose translation is MKPFNVIDERVPEEVLRRTFLKQLAAASAAALAVREPRLIGAETTEHPTATADACILLWMGGGMAAPDTFDPKRYVPFEVGVPVKEVESTFPAIDTVVDNIKITKGLENIARVMDRATLVRSHVLPDLGSILHSRHQYHWHTGYVPPQTVACPHIGAWMARVLGPNNPVIPPFITIGQRLEGVGESEELKAFTTAGFFGSEFGPMVLPYPDEAAQSVRPPKGMEGGRFESREKLFRKLLDRSPQRDRMSDFQQQSYLRSLDGAHRLLSSKDRAAFDLELEPGDSAERYGSTRFGRGCLLARRLVESGARFVEVTTEYVPFLNWDTHANGHETLVRMKQEIDQPIASLILDLEARGLLDRTLVIIASEFSRDMIMEGKPGSTAGDQTTFPVEKLSEMKHYGQHRHFTGGSSVLMFGGGMRKGFLYGATSTERPFVAVENPVSVMDLHATIFTAMGISPKTSFDVEGRPFYPTEDGKGKAVRELFS
- a CDS encoding DUF1549 domain-containing protein; translation: MIQHPIVLPVLHWLRRSSLVVIAACNCLTTSLVWAQSPDFVHDIAPLLRDHCGKCHIGTIKEGGLSLNSRESLLAGGDGGIVVRPGKSGESKLIDVVTTRDPDRQMPPDGPRLTDKQVRLLKEWIDAGAEWDDTFVFQKSTYEPPLKPRRPELPPVVDGRTNPIDRLIDAEFAWRQTSRPRPLDDGAFARRTSLDLTGLLPSVESLNAFLSDTRADRRVRWIEQLLSDETAYAEHWLSFWNDLLRNDYGGTGFITGGRKQISNWLYRALIDNKPYDAMVRELIAPSAESAGFSEGIRWRGTVSAGQTVEIQFAQSVGQAFLGINLKCASCHDSFIDRWKLDEAYGLAAIYATAPQEIHRCDKPVGRQAVASWLFPELGQVVATDPQPERLKQLAGLMTHPENGRFTRTIVNRLWQRMMGRGIVHPVDAMQSEPWNADLLDFLASDFADHKYDLKQTLKLIATSAAYQSQSEVVGAGIEESNYKYAGPRARRLTAEQFVDAVWQLTDSAPRQFDAPVVRGKAAGVSAELKALSGQWIWSTRDASAAVPHTDAIAVRRRFSLPAAPLRAGAVVSCDNSYVCYVNGAKVSASESWERIEGVPLESVLRAGDNEILIVGRNGGTSPNPAGLFCEVFIRLSDGQTQTIASDGTWEWTATLPPADGKYVTVPTDWRPAVAAADQNLWASRVGGDLLLQLTHVAINPLRMVRSSLLKSDFLQRTLGRPNRDQIVTTRPNELSTLEAIDLNNAQTLAENLSRGAKHWIELTGGDAGQVADGLYLAMLSRRPTSEERSIALDALGTPVNEQVVQDLIWALLMLPEFQLVR
- a CDS encoding DUF1501 domain-containing protein — its product is MFEAHLPMTRRSLLERSGMGMGALALAGLFHDQESREARAASGADAAVTETEKKPHFPGRVKRVIHFFLNGGPSHVDTFDPKPALEKYAGQPAPVNLTTERKTGAAFPSPFKFQKYGQSGLEISEIFSKTAAHADDIAVIRSMYAHVPNHEPSLMLMNCGDSVQPRPSVGAWVLYGLGTENRNLPGFVAMCPNGLPIKDSENWQSGFLPGVYQGTYVDPRHQLIDKLIENIRSPHATAGMQRRQLDLLRSLNAEHRDVRVDTRLEARIQSFELAFRMQTEAADAFDISKEPKHIQELYGAGVHARQTLIARRLLERGVRYVQLWHGAGQPWDNHSGIESAHRQLAGEIDQPIAALMTDLKQRGMFEDTLIVFGGEFGRTPTVELAGDGKALLGRDHNHYGFSVWLAGGGVRGGTAYGATDEFGFKAVEKPTSPHDLHATILHLLGFDHERLTYRYAGRDFRLTDVHGQVIHEILS
- a CDS encoding neutral/alkaline non-lysosomal ceramidase N-terminal domain-containing protein, whose amino-acid sequence is MVRFLIALRIVCVISGLSGLGQLVAATESTATYSVGVSQADVTPEYPVRLSGFGFRRTESEGVTQPIWAKALAISANSQSDPVVLVTVDNLGIPASMCDEVASRLKTKAGLKRANLSITASHTHTAPMLRGVAPTLFSVPIPEDHWKQIDRYTQFLTDRIEEVALEALANREESKLTWGIGTVKFAINRRQQGGPVDHDLPVLVVTRPDGVVRAIYVDYACHCVTLSNNKVSGDWAGYAQDLIQREFPSAIALVSVGCGADQNPSSGVVGDRADIAMQQGAEIAAEVKRMIRGFMTPVQGSIQAVRESVPLDYDTLPTRAEWEKRAEKDDAVGYQARVQLERLNRGEKLPTTLDYPIVTWSFGDSLAMVFLPGEVVVDYSLRLKRELDRMRIWVNAYANDAPCYIPSERILREGGYEGGGAMVYYDRPAPFKPGLEDRIIRSVRGQLDEKFAARFDAGKTSGTLPKSPHQSLAALETTSNLRVDLVVAEPLIADPVAIDFGLNGELWVAEMSDYPNTFISLQGSEGGALGDSVPPPPGGRIRLVRDTDGDGQFDRSTIFLDKIAQPTGVTVWRKGVLICAAPDLLYAEDTDGDDKADLVQKLFTGFGTSNNQARLNSLTYGLDGWIYGSCGLFGGSITNLAGKTVELGDRDFRIKPETGEIEAATGRTQQGRIRDEFGNWFGCDNSTLGYHYPLAEHYLRRNPYVTSPLSRVNLAQSEETRRLYPARPDAQRFQLSGAPGTVTAACGIAAYRDSVLGADYQNNLFICEPVNLLVHRFALKPAGTSFVAERPANEAETEFLRSTDGWFRPVQVVNGPDGAIWVVDMYRFIIEDPRWIPKPELDPLDLRAGTTLGRIYRVTSQSDQSKPATRALPRTDRSGTTETKSPLLSVYQERELHDVIASGGKGTRTISAERVKSWRDESQQGNANLRVMSYRRLAAASQLTAADIQRAFSDPDPRVRAVGLVLAEGMTEKGALIDSLLKLSDNADPHVRLQVACSLGEWEDRRIGSTLAKIALRDAGDPYQVAAIFSSIRPGDLQAFTTTLFDELKDGEPPPSLMAPFLATAVGYGDDGAIKLALVAVSKGLDQQPRAWQLRAVTNLVESLRRRPADAGGEQVKRDDEVLNVTRRMQQAARSLIAAEGADDETRIAAIQLLGRDPMQQMDDVATLIPLLSSAYPPGVQLAAVEAFERIAADNVPEIFAERYRELSPSVQPRIVDAFLGRGKWTPYFFEKVADGTIPATSISAAQRQALISHPVLDIRRQAEKSLAASINTDRQQVVEQYREALTLKGDNERGRALFAKTCAQCHRLGDVGHVVGPNLAMVANKSPSFLLQELLDPNRNVDTRYIGYLAVTREGLIRTGLLASESSNSVTLLGPEGKQFTLLRKELEELRATAKSLMPEGLEKDLSPQAVADLIALLSSVSVPPKQAEGNTPKTVRPEEGRLSLLAATAAIYGNDIAFETPYGNIGYWHGVNDHVVWSIDLPEAGVFDVYQEYACDGGSQGNAFRIECGEKSLTGVVRGTGGWSNYVVTKVGSLSLDAGAHRLLLRPDGSHVSGALMDLRGVYLIPEGQPFALAKVEPVSPATDVKEFARQLLDDALSADDRARWITEKPEQASEIVAALVADLLDDQAEEYRRIPWIWRVAIGCGKRAEGDQLFKLLEVSLPKDGEPLRDWQAVVVGGGIINGISLSGGWPKGRILEILKDSPDLNQRWKRSLVLASEMSDNERVPTGTRYDALRMIAVDDWNRRRAQLVKYLAKGVNAELQMGSISGLSDVESSEVADLLLGCVEYVNEHNRTLALDALLRTDRRAEKLLDAIAGGQLSAARLSSAHRKSLLESKTSSIRERAVKLLKE